A section of the Oryza sativa Japonica Group chromosome 1, ASM3414082v1 genome encodes:
- the LOC4327238 gene encoding E3 ubiquitin-protein ligase At3g02290, producing the protein MGGFCCCLCTDDFEEYAHPNNPIYRQGVCLRNFFHNFFGGYTATFQRLESRPSNPAQGAAPLASTNPSTNITDNSLSETYHLVSRPPPYDTDPRYARVQREGLVSRREKSINLTQEESLALRRNGSSSGIEHLAAQKKWSSTEPEGEYKVHRSESTKSLSAKSYNSSFAVVTSEDEDVCPTCLEEYTPDNPKIIAKCSHHYHLSCIYEWMERSDTCPICGKEMEFCETP; encoded by the exons ATGGGAGGATTTTGCTGTTGCCTCTGCACTGACGATTTCGAGGAGTACGCTCATCCAAATAACCCTATCTATAGGCAAGGTGTATGCCTAAGGAATTTTTTCCACAACTTTTTTGGCGGG TATACTGCCACATTCCAGAGGCTCGAATCTAGACCTAGCAACCCAGCTCAAGGGGCTGCTCCATTGGCATCCACTAATCCAAGTACCAATATAACTGACAATTCATTATCCGAAACTTATCACCTTGTGTCCAGACCTCCACCGTATGATACTGATCCTAGATATGCCCGTGTTCAAAGAGAGGGTTTGGTATCTAGGCGTGAAAAGTCTATAAATCTAACACAAGAAGAGTCACTGGCTCTTAGGCGAAATGGCAGCAGCTCTGGCATTGAACATTTAGCTGCTCAGAAGAAATGGAGCAGCACTGAACCTGAGGGTGAATATAAAGTCCATCGCTCTGAATCCACCAAGAGTTTATCCGCAAAATCGTATAACAGCAGTTTTGCAGTTGTCACTTCAGAAGATGAAGATGTCTGCCCTACTTGTCTAGAAG AATACACTCCAGACAATCCGAAGATTATAGCTAAATGCTCCCATCATTATCATCTTAGTTGTATCTACGAATGGATGGAAAGAAGTGATACTTGTCCGATTTGTGGGAAG GAAATGGAGTTTTGTGAAACCCCATGA
- the LOC4327239 gene encoding transaldolase — translation MTGAVSKLAAPRPAAAAPLPPASVRSAFLASAPSPRRFSVSIAAGRARSPIIAMASAKEGNGAPTKRTTLHDLYDLQGQSPWYDNLCRPVTDLLPLIGSGVRGVTSNPSIFQKAISTSNAYDDQFKQLILAGKDAESAYWELVIKDIQDACKLFEPIYDQTDGADGYVSVEVSPRLANDTQGTVEAAKWLHKVVDRPNVYIKIPATAECVPSIKEVIANGISVNVTLIFSIARYEAVIDAYIDGLEASGLSDLSRVTSVASFFVSRVDTLIDKMLEKIGTPEALALRGKAAVAQAKLANQLYQKKFSGPRWEALVKKGAKKQRLLWASTSVKNPAYPDTLYVDPLIGPDTVSTMPDQALLAFIDHGTVSRTIDANVSDAEGVYSALEKLGIDWDEVGKQLELEGVDSFKKAFDSLLGSLEEKGNSLKKTVSL, via the exons atgaCCGGCGCCGTCTCCAAGCTCGCCGCCCCgaggccggcggccgccgcgccgctcccgccggcgTCCGTCCGCTCCGCGTTCCTCGCCTCCGCCCCCTCCCCGCGCCGCTTCTCcgtctccatcgccgccggccgcgccaggAGCCCCATCAT TGCGATGGCTTCTGCCAAGGAAGGAAATGGTGCCCCAACGAAGAGGACAACCCTTCATGATCTCTATGATCTCCAGGGTCAGTCCCCGTGGTACGACAACCTCTGCCGTCCTGTCACCGATTTGCTGCCCCTTATTGGCAGCGGCGTCCGTGGAGTCACCAGCAACCCATCA ATTTTCCAGAAAGCCATCTCGACTTCCAATGCATACGATGACCAGTTCAAGCAGCTTATATTAGCTGGAAAGGACGCAGAGAGCGCTTATTGGGAACTTGTCATCAAGGATATCCAAGATGCGTGCAAACTTTTTGAGCCTATCTACGACCAGACCGATGGGGCAGATGGGTATGTTTCTGTGGAGGTCTCCCCTAGGCTGGCAAATGATACCCAGGGAACTGTTGAAGCTGCAAAATGGTTGCACAAAGTGGTCGACAGGCCCAATGTCTACATAAAGATCCCTGCTACCGCAGAATGTGTTCCTTCTATCAAGGAAGTTATTGCTAATGGCATTAGTGTCAACGTCACA CTTATCTTCTCGATTGCAAGATACGAGGCTGTGATTGATGCTTACATTGATGGACTTGAGGCCTCTGGTTTGAGTGACCTATCCCGAGTGACCAGTGTAGCGTCCTTCTTTGTCAGCCGAGTTGACACACTTATTGACAaaatgctcgagaagatcggaACACCTGAGGCACTTGCCCTCAGAGGAAAG GCTGCTGTAGCACAGGCAAAGCTAGCCAACCAGCTTTACCAGAAGAAATTCTCTGGCCCGAGGTGGGAGGCTTTGGTCAAGAAAGGTGCCAAGAAGCAGAGGTTGTTGTGGGCATCTACCAGTGTGAAGAACCCTGCATACCCAGACACTCTTTACGTGGATCCTCTCATCGGACCTGACACC GTTTCTACCATGCCCGACCAAGCTCTGCTGGCATTCATCGACCACGGCACAGTTTCGAGGACAATCGACGCAAACGTTTCGGATGCTGAAGGTGTATACAGTGCCCTGGAGAAGCTGGGTATAGATTGGGATGAGGTTGGCAAGCAGCTAGAGCTGGAAGGTGTGGACTCCTTCAAGAAGGCCTTCGACAGCCTGCTTGGGAGCTTGGAGGAGAAGGGCAATTCCCTCAAGAAGACCGTGAGCCTGTAG
- the LOC4327240 gene encoding probable glucuronosyltransferase Os01g0926400 precursor has product MGTRPCAGVASAVAAAVAVLLLAVSCFAAAATTTQKHGRMSGKGGDVLEDDPTGKLKVFVYEMPRKYNLNLLAKDSRCLQHMFAAEIFMHQFLLSSPVRTLDPEEADWFYTPAYTTCDLTPQGFPLPFRAPRIMRSAVRYVAATWPYWNRTDGADHFFLAPHDFGACFHYQEERAIERGILPVLRRATLVQTFGQRHHPCLQPGSITVPPYADPRKMEAHRISPATPRSIFVYFRGLFYDMGNDPEGGYYARGARASVWENFKDNPLFDISTEHPATYYEDMQRAIFCLCPLGWAPWSPRLVEAVVFGCIPVIIADDIVLPFADAIPWGEISVFVAEEDVPRLDTILASVPLDEVIRKQRLLASPAMKQAVLFHQPARPGDAFHQILNGLARKLPHPKGVFLEPGEKGIDWDQGLENDLKPW; this is encoded by the exons ATGGGGACGAGGCCGTGCGCCGGCgtggcgtcggcggtggcggcggcggtggccgttcTGCTGCTCGCCGTGTCTTgcttcgccgcggcggcgacgacgacgcagaAGCATGGCAGGATGTCAG GGAAGGGCGGCGACGTGCTGGAGGACGACCCGACGGGGAAGCTGAAGGTGTTCGTGTACGAGATGCCACGCAAGTACAACCTGAACCTGCTGGCCAAGGACAGCCGGTGCCTGCAGCACATGTTCGCGGCGGAGATCTTCATGCACCAGTTCCTCCTCTCCAGCCCCGTGCGCACCCTCGACCCGGAGGAGGCCGACTGGTTCTACACACCCGCCTACACCACCTGCGACCTCACCCCGCAGGGCTTCCCGCTCCCCTTCCGCGCCCCGCGCATCATGCGCAGCGCCGTCCGCTACGTCGCCGCCACGTGGCCCTACTGGAACCGCACCGACGGCGCCGACCacttcttcctcgcgccgcaCGACTTCGGCGCCTGCTTCCACTACCAGGAGGAGCGCGCCATCGAGCGCGGCATCCTCCCGGTGCTCCGGCGCGCCACGCTGGTGCAGACGTTCGGCCAGCGCCACCACCCCTGCCTCCAGCCGGGGTCGATCACCGTGCCGCCGTACGCCGATCCCCGCAAGATGGAGGCGCACCGCATCAGCCCCGCGACGCCGCGCTCGATCTTCGTGTATTTTCGGGGGCTTTTCTACGACATGGGGAATGATCCCGAGGGCGGGTACTACGCCCGCGGCGCGAGGGCGTCGGTGTGGGAGAACTTCAAGGACAACCCGCTGTTCGACATCTCGACGGAGCACCCGGCGACGTACTACGAGGACATGCAGCGGGCCATCTTCTGCCTGTGCCCGCTGGGGTGGGCGCCGTGGAGCCCCCGGctggtggaggcggtggtgtTCGGGTGCATCCCGGTGATCATCGCCGACGACATCGTGCTCCCCTTCGCGGACGCCATCCCGTGGGGGGAGATCAGCGTGTtcgtggcggaggaggacgtgCCGAGGCTGGACACCATCCTGGCGTCCGTCCCGCTCGACGAGGTCATCCGGAAGCAGCGGCTGCTGGCGTCCCCGGCGATGAAGCAGGCCGTGCTGTTCCACCAGCCGGCGAGGCCCGGCGACGCGTTCCACCAGATACTCAACGGGCTCGCGCGCAAGCTGCCGCACCCCAAGGGCGTCTTCCTCGAGCCCGGCGAGAAGGGCATCGACTGGGACCAGGGCCTCGAGAACGACCTCAAGCCATGGTAG
- the LOC4327242 gene encoding probable glucuronosyltransferase Os01g0926600 precursor gives MAMRLSSAAVALALLLAATALEDVARGQDTERIEGSAGDVLEDDPVGRLKVYVYELPTKYNKKMVAKDSRCLSHMFAAEIFMHRFLLSSAIRTLNPEEADWFYTPVYTTCDLTPWGHPLPFKSPRIMRSAIQFISSHWPYWNRTDGADHFFVVPHDFGACFHYQEEKAIERGILPLLRRATLVQTFGQKDHVCLKEGSITIPPYAPPQKMKTHLVPPETPRSIFVYFRGLFYDTANDPEGGYYARGARASVWENFKNNPLFDISTDHPPTYYEDMQRSIFCLCPLGWAPWSPRLVEAVVFGCIPVIIADDIVLPFADAIPWDEIGVFVAEDDVPKLDTILTSIPMDVILRKQRLLANPSMKQAMLFPQPAQPGDAFHQILNGLGRKLPHPKSVYLDPGQKVLNWTQGPVGDLKPW, from the exons ATGGCGATGCGGCTGTCTTCGGCGGCCGTGGCGCTCGCGCTGCTTctggccgccaccgccttgGAGGACGTTGCCAGGGGCCAGGACACCGAGAGGATCGAAG GGAGTGCGGGTGATGTGCTGGAAGATGACCCTGTCGGGAGGCTTAAGGTGTATGTCTACGAGTTGCCCACTAAATACAACAAGAAGATGGTGGCAAAAGATTCCAGATGCCTCAGCCACATGTTTGCTGCAGAGATTTTCATGCATCGATTCCTCTTGTCAAGTGCGATCCGGACTTTAAATCCGGAGGAAGCTGATTGGTTCTATACTCCAGTATACACGACGTGCGATCTTACTCCATGGGGTCATCCCTTGCCCTTCAAGTCTCCAAGGATTATGAGAAGTGCAATTCAGTTCATTTCCTCGCATTGGCCCTATTGGAACAGGACAGATGGGGCAGACCATTTCTTTGTTGTGCCACATGATTTCGGAGCATGCTTCCATTATCAG GAAGAGAAGGCCATTGAGCGGGGAATCCTGCCATTGCTTCGCCGTGCGACGCTGGTCCAGACTTTTGGGCAGAAGGATCATGTCTGCCTCAAGGAAGGGTCCATCACAATCCCACCATATGCTCCTCCTCAGAAGATGAAAACTCACCTTGTTCCCCCAGAGACACCTCGATCAATCTTTGTCTATTTCCGTGGTTTATTCTATGATACCGCAAATGATCCTGAGGGTGGTTACTATGCAAG AGGTGCCCGTGCATCGGTGTGGGAGAACTTCAAGAACAATCCTCTTTTTGACATCTCCACAGACCACCCACCAACCTACTACGAGGACATGCAGCGTTCCATCTTCTGCTTGTGCCCTCTAGGCTGGGCTCCGTGGAGCCCCCGGTTGGTTGAAGCCGTTGTGTTCGGCTGCATTCCAGTGATCATTGCAGACGACATTGTCCTACCTTTTGCGGACGCGATCCCGTGGGATGAGATCGGTGTATTTGTGGCGGAGGACGACGTCCCAAAGCTGGACACCATCCTGACATCGATACCAATGGATGTGATCCTGCGGAAGCAGAGGCTGCTAGCGAACCCGTCGATGAAGCAGGCCATGCTGTTCCCGCAGCCCGCCCAGCCAGGTGACGCCTTCCACCAGATACTCAACGGGCTGGGACGGAAGCTTCCACACCCGAAGAGCGTGTACCTGGACCCGGGGCAGAAGGTGCTGAACTGGACCCAGGGCCCGGTGGGTGACCTGAAGCCATGGTAG
- the LOC4327243 gene encoding probable glucuronosyltransferase Os01g0926700 precursor codes for MRRWVLAIAILAAAVCFFLGAQAQEVRQGHQTERISGSAGDVLEDDPVGRLKVYVYDLPSKYNKKLLKKDPRCLNHMFAAEIFMHRFLLSSAVRTFNPEEADWFYTPVYTTCDLTPSGLPLPFKSPRMMRSAIELIATNWPYWNRSEGADHFFVTPHDFGACFHYQEEKAIGRGILPLLQRATLVQTFGQKNHVCLKDGSITIPPYAPPQKMQAHLIPPDTPRSIFVYFRGLFYDTSNDPEGGYYARGARASVWENFKNNPLFDISTDHPPTYYEDMQRSVFCLCPLGWAPWSPRLVEAVVFGCIPVIIADDIVLPFADAIPWEEIGVFVAEEDVPKLDSILTSIPTDVILRKQRLLANPSMKQAMLFPQPAQAGDAFHQILNGLARKLPHGENVFLKPGERALNWTAGPVGDLKPW; via the exons ATGAGGAGGTGGGTCTTGGCCATTGCCattcttgctgctgctgtatGCTTCTTCCTTGGAGCTCAGGCCCAGGAGGTGCGGCAGGGCCACCAGACAGAGAGGATCTCAG GAAGTGCTGGTGATGTGTTGGAAGATGACCCTGTTGGGAGGCTTAAGGTCTATGTCTATGATCTCCCAAGCAAGTACAACAAGAAGCTGCTGAAGAAGGATCCTAGGTGCCTGAACCACATGTTTGCCGCTGAGATTTTCATGCATCGGTTCCTGTTGTCAAGCGCTGTCCGAACTTTTAATCCCGAGGAAGCTGATTGGTTCTACACACCGGTGTACACTACATGCGACCTGACTCCCTCCGGTCTTCCCTTGCCCTTCAAATCCCCAAGAATGATGCGCAGCGCAATTGAGCTGATTGCAACAAATTGGCCTTACTGGAATAGATCAGAGGGGGCTGATCATTTCTTTGTTACACCACATGACTTTGGCGCTTGCTTCCACTATCAG GAAGAAAAGGCAATTGGACGTGGAATCCTCCCATTGCTTCAGCGTGCCACCCTGGTTCAGACCTTTGGACAAAAGAACCATGTCTGCTTGAAGGACGGCTCGATCACCATTCCGCCATATGCACCCCCACAGAAAATGCAGGCTCATCTTATTCCCCCAGACACCCCTCGGTCTATCTTTGTATATTTCCGTGGTCTGTTCTACGATACCAGCAATGATCCTGAGGGTGGATACTATGCAAG AGGTGCCCGCGCGTCGGTTTGGGAGAATTTCAAGAACAACCCGCTGTTTGACATCTCAACCGATCACCCACCCACGTACTACGAAGATATGCAGAGATCTGTGTTCTGCTTGTGCCCATTGGGCTGGGCTCCATGGAGCCCCAGACTGGTGGAAGCTGTGGTTTTCGGTTGTATTCCGGTGATCATTGCAGATGACATTGTCCTCCCCTTTGCTGATGCTATCCCCTGGGAGGAGATTGGCGTGTTTGTCGCCGAGGAGGATGTTCCGAAGCTGGACAGTATCCTGACATCCATACCAACAGATGTTATCCTGAGGAAGCAGAGGCTTCTCGCGAACCCGTCGATGAAGCAGGCCATGCTGTTCCCCCAGCCTGCTCAGGCAGGAGATGCATTCCATCAGATACTGAATGGTCTCGCTCGCAAGCTTCCACATGGCGAAAACGTCTTCTTGAAGCCCGGGGAGAGGGCCCTGAACTGGACTGCTGGACCGGTGGGCGACCTGAAGCCTTGGTAG
- the LOC4326950 gene encoding uncharacterized protein, which translates to MAGNRGGDAGEGEWLKVAELRATVEAQDPHAKEVDNLTLRRFLRARDHNVEKASAMLLKALRWRREAVPGGSVPEEKVQSDLDDDKVYMGGADRTGRPILLAFPAKHFSAKRDMPKFKSYCVYLLDSICARIPRGQEKFVCIVDLKGWGYSNCDIRAYIAAIEIMQNYYPERLGKALMIHVPYMFMKAWKMIYPFIDNVTRDKFVFVDDKSLQEVLHQEIDDSQIPDTLGGKLAPVSLKNNARINLD; encoded by the exons ATGGCGGGCAACAGAGGAGGCGATGCCGGGGAAGGGGAGTGGCTCAAGGTCGCCGAGCTCAGGGCCACGGTGGAAGCCCAGGACCCCCATGCCAAG GAAGTGGACAACCTGACGCTGAGGAGGTTCCTGCGGGCGCGAGACCACAACGTGGAGAAGGCGTCGGCGATGCTGCTCAAGGCGctccggtggaggagggaggcggtgccCGGCGGCTCGGTGCCAGAGGAGAAGGTGCAAAgcgacctcgacgacgacaAGGTCTACATGGGCGGCGCCGATCGGACCGGCCGCCCCATCCTCCTCGCCTTCCCCGCCAAGCACTTCTCCGCCAAACGCGACATGCCTAAGTTCAAGA GTTATTGTGTCTACTTACTTGACAGCATCTGTGCAAG GATCCCCAGAGGCCAGGAGAAGTTCGTCTGCATCGTGGATCTCAAGGGCTGGGGTTACTCCAACTGCGACATCAGAGCTTACATCGCGGCCATAGAGATCATGCAG AATTACTACCCGGAGAGGCTCGGCAAGGCCCTGATGATCCATGTACCCTACATGTTCATGAAGGCCTGGAAGATGATCTACCCTTTCATCGACAATGTCACCAGGGACAAG ttcGTGTTCGTGGACGACAAGAGCTTGCAAGAGGTGCTGCACCAGGAGATCGACGATAGCCAGATCCCGGATACGTTGGGCGGGAAGCTGGCACCGGTTTCCCTCAAGAACAACGCGCGAATTAACCTTGATTAG